In Chloracidobacterium sp., the following proteins share a genomic window:
- a CDS encoding glycosyltransferase family 1 protein: protein MNGLISSSILRFLEHRAAIPNPDWSLLPGELHNVSVRWPTKYEWDAASDWVELLKVGFRRYATVELVDDIDQPYKGTVVIEIVMSGRRRKVAIGYSDYLPIDEDCAGKCDLYFKMQYDAKGYAASHVVPGGYVADGKMLYRRLGKLRKLRDRREYLNDVTGRFGLAYAREIREGATQLLAAQDRFGFEGGMNPIGYAEFLEEIGRSRICIDLPGLGPFCFRLVNYLAIGSCIIAYPHAALMHVPLVDREHIIYCKPDMSDLVELCEYYLDHDDEREQIARNARDFFDRYLHKDNLVRYYLRTCLDRLL, encoded by the coding sequence GTGAACGGACTCATCTCCTCTTCCATCCTCAGGTTTCTTGAGCATCGAGCCGCGATCCCCAATCCTGACTGGAGCCTATTGCCCGGCGAACTGCATAACGTCAGCGTTCGCTGGCCGACCAAATATGAGTGGGATGCGGCCTCTGACTGGGTCGAGTTACTAAAGGTCGGTTTCAGGCGTTACGCAACAGTTGAACTCGTCGATGATATTGACCAGCCTTACAAGGGAACTGTCGTCATCGAGATCGTGATGTCCGGCAGACGTCGCAAGGTTGCTATCGGCTACTCGGATTATCTTCCGATCGATGAGGACTGCGCGGGCAAATGCGACCTCTATTTTAAGATGCAGTATGACGCAAAAGGCTATGCAGCATCGCATGTGGTACCGGGCGGCTACGTTGCTGATGGCAAGATGCTTTACCGTCGCCTTGGCAAGCTTCGCAAGCTCCGCGATCGACGTGAGTATCTCAACGATGTTACCGGGCGTTTTGGCTTGGCCTATGCCCGCGAGATCCGGGAAGGGGCTACGCAGCTGCTGGCTGCTCAGGACAGATTCGGGTTCGAGGGAGGAATGAATCCGATCGGTTATGCCGAATTCCTTGAGGAGATCGGTCGCTCCCGTATCTGCATAGATCTGCCGGGCCTGGGGCCGTTCTGCTTTCGGCTGGTCAACTATCTGGCGATCGGTTCATGTATTATCGCCTATCCGCATGCGGCCCTAATGCATGTGCCGCTTGTTGACCGCGAGCATATTATTTATTGCAAGCCGGATATGTCCGATCTCGTTGAGTTGTGTGAGTATTACCTGGACCACGATGACGAACGGGAGCAGATCGCCCGGAACGCCCGCGACTTCTTTGACCGATACCTGCACAAGGACAACCTCGTTAGATACTATCTGCGGACCTGCCTCGACCGGTTGCTCTAG
- a CDS encoding glycosyltransferase family 4 protein codes for MPLHILQLGPYPPPEGGITRNIIAIRDMLRERGHRCSIVATSRSARVDYEPDVHHPRSALALIRALRSLEYDILHLHIGGDVTRRVLALAFACTLLARGKCVLTLHSGGYPRSKEARAASPGSLRGRIFRRFDKVIGVSNDLADVFRAYGVPSDRIAVIPPYSLQPPDASVKVPGDILAFCESASPLLVAIGGLEIDYQPLFLLDAMEDISAQFPNARLVIVGDGALRSDVEAAIDLRQLDDRVLLTGNVGHSVSLHLMQAADIMLRTTLFDGDAISIREALFLGTPVIATDTGTRPGNVKLIPIGGRQELAAAVGQIFTSRQRQKLQGEADTTNIAAVVDLYERIAARATGRGRSADSI; via the coding sequence ATGCCGCTGCACATCCTTCAACTCGGCCCCTACCCGCCGCCAGAGGGCGGCATTACGCGTAATATCATCGCGATCCGCGATATGCTCCGCGAACGCGGCCACCGATGCTCGATCGTGGCGACCTCACGGAGTGCTCGTGTCGATTACGAGCCGGACGTTCATCATCCTCGCTCGGCACTCGCACTGATCAGAGCGCTGAGGTCGCTCGAGTACGACATTCTCCACCTTCATATCGGCGGCGACGTGACACGCCGTGTTCTTGCTCTTGCATTCGCATGTACGCTGCTGGCGAGGGGTAAATGTGTGCTGACGCTACATTCGGGCGGCTATCCGAGGAGTAAAGAAGCAAGAGCGGCCTCGCCCGGCTCTCTGCGCGGACGTATCTTTCGGCGGTTCGATAAGGTCATCGGGGTCAGCAATGACCTGGCGGATGTTTTTCGTGCATATGGCGTTCCTAGTGATCGCATAGCGGTCATACCCCCTTATTCGCTTCAGCCGCCTGACGCGAGCGTGAAAGTGCCGGGCGATATACTCGCATTCTGCGAATCCGCTTCGCCGCTGCTGGTTGCGATTGGCGGACTGGAGATCGATTACCAGCCGCTCTTTCTTCTGGATGCCATGGAGGACATCTCGGCCCAATTTCCAAATGCCCGACTGGTGATCGTCGGCGACGGAGCGTTGCGCAGCGACGTTGAGGCGGCGATTGATTTGAGACAGCTCGACGACAGAGTTCTCCTCACGGGCAATGTTGGCCATTCGGTATCACTACATCTGATGCAGGCCGCCGACATCATGCTGAGAACTACGCTGTTCGATGGTGATGCTATCTCGATACGCGAGGCCCTGTTCCTCGGAACACCCGTGATCGCAACAGACACGGGCACACGACCGGGGAACGTTAAACTGATACCGATCGGCGGACGACAGGAACTGGCTGCTGCCGTGGGCCAGATATTTACGTCTCGCCAAAGACAGAAACTGCAAGGCGAAGCCGACACAACGAATATCGCCGCCGTTGTAGACCTTTACGAACGGATCGCGGCTAGAGCAACCGGTCGAGGCAGGTCCGCAGATAGTATCTAA
- a CDS encoding glycosyltransferase: MKRRVLQFIGSFHQGGSERQAVALSQLLKREGSFDVFAATLNSEGILSLDMADAGISDIPEFRLRSFYDVNFFLQVGRCAKHLREQKIDVVHTHDFYSNIFGMAAATLAGVPVRIASKRETGMRTRAQDIIEGIAFGRAHAIVSNSKAARDMLAKRGFRNVSVIYNGTDVSRFDVNVDQVGARQVFGLPGSDIRLVTLVANLRHTVKNVPMLLRAAKQALKATEHVHFAIAGEGGLEGELKQLAVELGISQHVTFLGRCTDIPALLAASDVCVLTSDSEGLSNSLLEYMAAERPVVATDVGGAAEAVIDGETGYLIVPNDHSELAVQLLELLSDPDRARQMGRAGKARVMASFSESALLANTLGLYNSLLDR, encoded by the coding sequence GTGAAGAGACGAGTCTTACAGTTTATCGGGAGTTTTCACCAAGGCGGCTCCGAGCGTCAGGCGGTCGCCTTATCACAGCTGCTAAAACGCGAAGGCAGTTTCGACGTCTTCGCCGCCACGCTGAATAGTGAAGGCATCCTTTCTCTCGACATGGCTGATGCGGGCATCTCAGATATCCCGGAGTTTCGGCTGAGGTCCTTCTACGACGTCAACTTCTTCCTGCAAGTCGGACGGTGTGCAAAACATCTGAGGGAACAGAAGATCGACGTCGTTCATACGCACGACTTCTACTCGAACATCTTCGGCATGGCGGCCGCCACCCTCGCCGGCGTGCCCGTCCGGATCGCGTCAAAACGTGAGACCGGTATGCGAACTCGTGCCCAGGATATCATCGAAGGCATCGCCTTCGGCCGGGCGCACGCTATCGTCAGCAATTCGAAGGCGGCCCGGGATATGTTGGCGAAACGCGGTTTTAGGAACGTCAGCGTCATCTACAACGGGACGGACGTCTCTCGTTTTGACGTCAACGTCGATCAGGTAGGGGCACGACAAGTCTTTGGCCTTCCCGGCAGCGACATTCGGCTGGTCACCTTGGTCGCGAATCTCCGCCACACTGTAAAAAATGTCCCCATGCTTCTGCGTGCCGCGAAGCAGGCGCTGAAAGCGACCGAACACGTTCACTTTGCCATCGCCGGCGAAGGCGGGCTTGAAGGCGAACTCAAACAGCTCGCCGTCGAACTCGGCATATCTCAACACGTCACCTTCCTTGGTCGATGCACCGATATCCCGGCCCTGTTGGCTGCGTCGGACGTTTGCGTCCTGACCTCAGATTCGGAAGGGCTGTCAAACTCGCTTCTGGAATACATGGCCGCCGAACGGCCAGTCGTGGCGACAGATGTAGGTGGGGCGGCAGAGGCTGTGATCGACGGCGAGACCGGTTATCTCATTGTTCCAAACGATCACAGCGAATTGGCGGTGCAGCTTCTCGAACTTCTGTCGGATCCTGACCGTGCTCGTCAAATGGGCAGGGCCGGAAAGGCCCGGGTAATGGCCTCCTTTTCCGAAAGTGCGCTGCTTGCCAACACGCTCGGCCTGTATAATTCCCTACTGGACCGCTAG